ATCCGGGAACGCTACCTCTTCAGGTTCTTTATAAGCTCCTTTTACAAGACGTAAATTAGGACTATAAGCATTTAATTCTTCCATATCTTTTTCTGTACGATATAGGTAAGCTTGAATAACTGTACCAATATTATCGTACTCAGATTTTAACTGTTTAAAGATATCAATTGTCTTTCCGCAGCGTGTATAGTCTTCCATATCAATGGTAACGAACACACCATTTTCTTTTGCAGCTTCCAAAATACGGCGCATATTGTTCATTACGATTTCATCAGAGATATCTAATCCCATAGAAGTCATTTTTAAAGAAAGTTGCGAATCAAGACCTTCTCTTCCAATAGCACGGATCGCTTCAATCGATTGGTTAGCCATTTCATTTGCTTCCGCTTCATTATCAACGAATTCCCCTAAATAATCGATTGTTACACAAAGTCCTTGCTTGTTCAATTGTTTAATAGCTGCTGTCGCTAATTCAATCGTCTCCCCTGCGACAAAGCGACCTGCACCAAAGCGTAAACCGTACTTTTTAGCCAGTTTTGTTAGCGCTTTATTTTTAGATAAGAAAAGAAACGAATTTCGCATTAATTGTTCCATGTAATTCACCCCTATGACTTAATTTATCTGTTTTTTACCCCTCTTCAAAATTATATCATTGTTTAAAATTATTGGATACAAATAATTATTTAGATAATTTATAAAATACTATAAAAACATTTAAAACCCTATATTCTCGCTTATAAATATGCCTGAAATATTTTTCGACATTTAGAAAAATGGAGTTTACTAGGCACAAAATAAGCATGTCGAAAATATTCGACATGCCTATAAAACCCTTTATATTCCATGTAAATTATATAAGGATATTAATACAGAAGACTTGAGATTATATTTGCCTCAAGTTTTTTTATTGCTCATTTTTCTTCTCTTCATTCAGCCTTTTAATATCTGTAATTAACTGTACCATCTCTTCTTTCGCATCAGGATATGTT
This Bacillus paramycoides DNA region includes the following protein-coding sequences:
- a CDS encoding proline dehydrogenase family protein — translated: MEQLMRNSFLFLSKNKALTKLAKKYGLRFGAGRFVAGETIELATAAIKQLNKQGLCVTIDYLGEFVDNEAEANEMANQSIEAIRAIGREGLDSQLSLKMTSMGLDISDEIVMNNMRRILEAAKENGVFVTIDMEDYTRCGKTIDIFKQLKSEYDNIGTVIQAYLYRTEKDMEELNAYSPNLRLVKGAYKEPEEVAFPDKKDVDDNYKKIIKMHLLNGNYTAIASHDEAIIEYTKKLAEEHNIPRDQFEFQMLYGIRNERQLELVKEGYKMRVYVPYGNDWYGYFMRRLAERPANVAFVLKGMVKK